From the genome of Gemmatimonadaceae bacterium, one region includes:
- a CDS encoding DUF92 domain-containing protein — MPGIPRLVSGLVVAVAIATLARRARLLSTSGGVAATLVGTAAVAAGWDWGAMLIAFFLTSSLLSRVGRQTKVAASAGMLGKGDQRDAVQVLANGALFALAAVGFAAVPSLTWQAFGGGALAAATSDTWSTEIGMLAPRPPRSIVTLQPVSPGASGGVTLLGLFGGVLGAAFVEMTAVLLRWPWQAAGAALAGGIVGSLADSLLGALVQQRRWCDRCGKETERRVHVCGAPTRVVGGLPWLDNDGVNVICALAGGAVAVLVVGRL; from the coding sequence ATGCCAGGAATTCCTCGACTCGTGAGCGGGCTCGTCGTCGCGGTGGCGATCGCGACGCTGGCTCGGCGCGCGCGCCTGCTGTCGACGTCTGGAGGCGTGGCGGCGACCCTCGTGGGCACCGCCGCGGTGGCGGCCGGATGGGACTGGGGCGCGATGCTCATCGCTTTCTTCCTTACCTCGTCACTGCTCTCGCGCGTCGGGCGGCAGACAAAGGTGGCGGCATCGGCCGGGATGCTCGGCAAGGGCGACCAACGCGACGCGGTACAAGTGCTGGCCAACGGCGCGTTGTTCGCGCTCGCCGCGGTAGGATTCGCAGCCGTGCCATCCCTCACCTGGCAGGCGTTTGGCGGGGGCGCGCTGGCCGCTGCCACCTCCGACACTTGGTCCACCGAAATCGGAATGCTCGCCCCACGGCCACCGCGGTCGATCGTGACGCTGCAGCCCGTATCCCCCGGAGCGTCGGGAGGGGTCACCCTGCTCGGGCTGTTCGGCGGCGTCCTCGGAGCCGCCTTTGTCGAGATGACAGCCGTGCTCCTGCGCTGGCCTTGGCAGGCGGCCGGTGCCGCGCTCGCCGGTGGGATTGTCGGCTCGCTGGCCGACTCGCTGCTGGGCGCGCTCGTCCAGCAGCGACGGTGGTGCGACCGGTGCGGCAAGGAGACGGAGCGCCGCGTCCACGTCTGTGGCGCCCCGACACGGGTGGTGGGCGGACTCCCCTGGCTGGACAACGACGGGGTGAACGTGATCTGCGCGCTGGCCGGCGGCGCCGTGGCCGTCCTGGTCGTGGGACGCCTGTGA
- a CDS encoding geranylgeranyl reductase family protein, translating into MSGIDVIVVGGGPAGASTAYGLARSGARVAVLDRARFPRPKPCAEYLSPQASRVLSEMGVLDAVEGGGAAQLAGMIVRAPNGACIRGRFLARHGFRAFRDRGLSLPREVLDPILLDAARRAGAEVHEGVRVVDLARDRRGRVAGVVVLGAGGQRRTLYARLVVGADGLNSVVAQRLGLARRWPWPRRLALVAHFRDVEGITEFGEMHVARDGYVGLADVGGGLVNVSAVFPQAAGRAIAADPAAFFEGWLARQPQLAPRFAGARRVEAVRAVGPFASHARRSWAPGALLVGDAADFFDPFTGEGIYTALRGGELAALHARAALDATTTGAADAALAAYHRARRREFGGKWVVERVIAVVIAKAPLINRAARCCEAHPDMADLLVGVAGDFVPPRRVMRPSFLLTLFARPLPAARAAGPA; encoded by the coding sequence GTGAGCGGCATCGATGTCATCGTCGTTGGCGGAGGCCCCGCCGGCGCCAGTACGGCATATGGACTGGCGCGCAGCGGGGCGCGGGTGGCAGTGCTCGACCGCGCGCGGTTCCCCCGTCCCAAGCCGTGCGCCGAATATCTCAGTCCGCAGGCGTCGCGCGTGCTGTCCGAGATGGGGGTACTCGACGCGGTGGAAGGCGGCGGCGCCGCGCAGTTGGCCGGGATGATCGTGCGGGCGCCCAACGGGGCGTGCATTCGCGGCCGATTCCTGGCCCGGCACGGCTTCCGCGCGTTTCGTGACCGCGGACTGTCCCTGCCCCGCGAGGTGCTGGACCCGATCCTGCTCGACGCGGCGCGGCGGGCGGGCGCCGAGGTTCATGAGGGGGTGCGGGTGGTCGATCTGGCCCGCGACCGGAGAGGCCGGGTAGCCGGCGTGGTGGTGCTCGGCGCGGGTGGTCAGCGTCGCACACTGTACGCCCGGCTGGTGGTCGGTGCCGACGGGCTCAATTCGGTGGTCGCGCAACGGCTCGGGCTGGCTCGGCGATGGCCGTGGCCGCGGCGTCTTGCGCTCGTGGCGCACTTCCGAGACGTGGAAGGCATCACCGAGTTCGGCGAGATGCACGTGGCGCGCGACGGCTACGTTGGGTTGGCCGACGTAGGCGGCGGGCTGGTGAACGTGTCAGCTGTATTCCCGCAGGCGGCGGGCCGCGCGATCGCGGCCGATCCGGCGGCGTTCTTCGAGGGGTGGTTGGCGCGGCAGCCACAACTCGCGCCGCGGTTCGCCGGGGCACGGCGCGTGGAGGCGGTGCGCGCCGTCGGTCCGTTCGCGTCGCACGCCCGGCGGTCGTGGGCACCGGGAGCGCTGCTGGTGGGCGACGCGGCCGATTTCTTCGACCCGTTCACCGGCGAGGGGATCTACACGGCGCTGCGTGGCGGGGAGCTGGCGGCCCTCCACGCGCGGGCCGCGCTCGACGCCACGACCACTGGCGCGGCCGACGCGGCGCTGGCCGCCTACCACCGGGCCCGGCGGCGGGAGTTCGGCGGCAAGTGGGTGGTGGAGCGGGTGATCGCCGTCGTGATCGCCAAGGCGCCGCTGATCAACCGGGCGGCCCGCTGCTGCGAGGCCCACCCCGACATGGCCGACCTGCTGGTGGGCGTGGCCGGCGATTTCGTGCCGCCGCGCCGGGTCATGCGCCCCTCGTTTCTACTCACCCTATTCGCCCGCCCTCTTCCCGCCGCGCGCGCGGCCGGCCCCGCATGA